In Halichondria panicea chromosome 9, odHalPani1.1, whole genome shotgun sequence, a genomic segment contains:
- the LOC135341688 gene encoding kynureninase-like isoform X2, translating to MEGFPYLESKESIQSYLESVAGGEGVGLDDLRLATTLDNRDKLASFRAKFCLPTISDICEGEKLAADSSQDCVYLTGNSLGLQPKGTKDLIVADLDKWAKKGVYGHFHDPVAWLPIEDIVVDESARLVGAKPIEVVPMNGLTVNCHLAMVSFYQPTKDRFKIVLEKDSFPSDFYAVQSQVNWHGYDPKEAMIVMAPREGEHFWRTEDVVQLIEEQGDSVALVWLPGVHYLTGYVFDMEAITKAAHSKGCYVGFDLAHAAGNVELCLHDWGVDVAAWCTYKYLNSGPGGIAGFFVHEKHAHNQQLPRLLGWWSHNRKTRFDMSNVLDLQAGAAGFQLSNPPVLECLSLKASLDVFADTSMRELTIKSRILTGYLEMLIEHYLTKEKRENVAADSSKYMTIVTPSDPKRRGAQLSLQFSFPVKEVHHQLASRGVVTDLRKDGHMRVAPAPLYNSFKDVWTFFKTLELTLK from the exons ATGGAGGGGTTTCCTTACCTTGAGAGCAAGGAGTCCATTCAGAGCTACCTGGAGTCAGTGGCTGGAGGGGAGGGAGTGGGGCTGGATGACCTCAGGCTAGCAACTACACTGGACAACAGGGACAAACTGGCCTCCTTTAGAGCAAAGTTCTGCTTGCCGACAATCAGTGACATCTGTGAGGGGGAAAAGTTGGCGGCAG ACTCTAGCCAAGACTGTGTGTATCTCACTGGTAACTCCCTGGGTCTTCAACCAAAGGGAACGAAGGACTTGATCGTAGCAGATCTGGATAAATGGGCAAAGAAAGGCGTGTATGGTCACTTTCATGACCCAGTTGCCTGGTTACCCATAGAGGACATCGTGGTGGATGAGAGTGCACGGCTAGTGGGAGCTAAACCCATTGAGGTGGTGCCTATGAATGGACTCACCGTCAACTGCCACCTGGCTATG GTATCGTTCTACCAGCCCACTAAGGATAGGTTCAAAATCGTGTTGGAGAAGGACAGCTTCCCTTCAGACTTT TATGCAGTGCAGTCACAGGTTAATTGGCATGGCTATGACCCCAAAGAAGCAATGATAGTAATGGCTCCAAGAGAG GGCGAGCACTTTTGGAGGACTGAGGATGTGGTGCAACTGATAGAGGAGCAGGGAGACTCTGTAGCTTTAGTCTGGCTTCCAG GTGTTCACTACCTGACTGGGTATGTGTTTGACATGGAGGCAATCACTAAAGCAGCTCACAGCAAG GGTTGCTATGTTGGGTTTGACCTTGCTCATGCAGCTGGCAATGTGGAGCTGTGTCTACATGACTGGGGGGTGGACGTTGCTGCTTGGTGTACCTACAAGTACCTCAACAGTGGACCTGGAGGAATCGCAGGATTCTTTGTACACGAGAAACACGCCCACAACCAACAGTTACCACGACTACTGGGATGGTGGAGTCACAATAGAAAAACTCGATTTGATATGTCCAACG TATTGGATCTTCAGGCCGGGGCCGCTGGGTTCCAACTCTCCAATCCTCCGGTGTTGGAGTGCCTGAGTCTGAAAGCCAGCCTGGACGTGTTTGCTGACACCTCCATGAGAGAACTGACCATCAAGTCCAGGATTCTCACTGGTTACCTGGAGATGCTCATTGAGCATTACCTCACTAAGGAGAAGAGAGAAAATGTAGCAG CGGACTCTTCAAAATATATGACCATAGTGACCCCCTCTGACCCTAAGAGGCGTGGTGCCCAATTGTCCCTCCAGTTCTCCTTCCCCGTCAAAGAGGTTCATCACCAGCTGGCGAGTAGGGGAGTTGTG ACGGACCTTCGTAAAGATGGCCACATGAGAGTAGCCCCTGCCCCCCTATACAACTCATTCAAAGATGTCTGGACGTTCTTCAAGACTCTTGAACTAACACTGAAATAg
- the LOC135341688 gene encoding kynureninase-like isoform X1 → MEGFPYLESKESIQSYLESVAGGEGVGLDDLRLATTLDNRDKLASFRAKFCLPTISDICEGEKLAADIDSSQDCVYLTGNSLGLQPKGTKDLIVADLDKWAKKGVYGHFHDPVAWLPIEDIVVDESARLVGAKPIEVVPMNGLTVNCHLAMVSFYQPTKDRFKIVLEKDSFPSDFYAVQSQVNWHGYDPKEAMIVMAPREGEHFWRTEDVVQLIEEQGDSVALVWLPGVHYLTGYVFDMEAITKAAHSKGCYVGFDLAHAAGNVELCLHDWGVDVAAWCTYKYLNSGPGGIAGFFVHEKHAHNQQLPRLLGWWSHNRKTRFDMSNVLDLQAGAAGFQLSNPPVLECLSLKASLDVFADTSMRELTIKSRILTGYLEMLIEHYLTKEKRENVAADSSKYMTIVTPSDPKRRGAQLSLQFSFPVKEVHHQLASRGVVTDLRKDGHMRVAPAPLYNSFKDVWTFFKTLELTLK, encoded by the exons ATGGAGGGGTTTCCTTACCTTGAGAGCAAGGAGTCCATTCAGAGCTACCTGGAGTCAGTGGCTGGAGGGGAGGGAGTGGGGCTGGATGACCTCAGGCTAGCAACTACACTGGACAACAGGGACAAACTGGCCTCCTTTAGAGCAAAGTTCTGCTTGCCGACAATCAGTGACATCTGTGAGGGGGAAAAGTTGGCGGCAG ATATAGACTCTAGCCAAGACTGTGTGTATCTCACTGGTAACTCCCTGGGTCTTCAACCAAAGGGAACGAAGGACTTGATCGTAGCAGATCTGGATAAATGGGCAAAGAAAGGCGTGTATGGTCACTTTCATGACCCAGTTGCCTGGTTACCCATAGAGGACATCGTGGTGGATGAGAGTGCACGGCTAGTGGGAGCTAAACCCATTGAGGTGGTGCCTATGAATGGACTCACCGTCAACTGCCACCTGGCTATG GTATCGTTCTACCAGCCCACTAAGGATAGGTTCAAAATCGTGTTGGAGAAGGACAGCTTCCCTTCAGACTTT TATGCAGTGCAGTCACAGGTTAATTGGCATGGCTATGACCCCAAAGAAGCAATGATAGTAATGGCTCCAAGAGAG GGCGAGCACTTTTGGAGGACTGAGGATGTGGTGCAACTGATAGAGGAGCAGGGAGACTCTGTAGCTTTAGTCTGGCTTCCAG GTGTTCACTACCTGACTGGGTATGTGTTTGACATGGAGGCAATCACTAAAGCAGCTCACAGCAAG GGTTGCTATGTTGGGTTTGACCTTGCTCATGCAGCTGGCAATGTGGAGCTGTGTCTACATGACTGGGGGGTGGACGTTGCTGCTTGGTGTACCTACAAGTACCTCAACAGTGGACCTGGAGGAATCGCAGGATTCTTTGTACACGAGAAACACGCCCACAACCAACAGTTACCACGACTACTGGGATGGTGGAGTCACAATAGAAAAACTCGATTTGATATGTCCAACG TATTGGATCTTCAGGCCGGGGCCGCTGGGTTCCAACTCTCCAATCCTCCGGTGTTGGAGTGCCTGAGTCTGAAAGCCAGCCTGGACGTGTTTGCTGACACCTCCATGAGAGAACTGACCATCAAGTCCAGGATTCTCACTGGTTACCTGGAGATGCTCATTGAGCATTACCTCACTAAGGAGAAGAGAGAAAATGTAGCAG CGGACTCTTCAAAATATATGACCATAGTGACCCCCTCTGACCCTAAGAGGCGTGGTGCCCAATTGTCCCTCCAGTTCTCCTTCCCCGTCAAAGAGGTTCATCACCAGCTGGCGAGTAGGGGAGTTGTG ACGGACCTTCGTAAAGATGGCCACATGAGAGTAGCCCCTGCCCCCCTATACAACTCATTCAAAGATGTCTGGACGTTCTTCAAGACTCTTGAACTAACACTGAAATAg
- the LOC135341676 gene encoding kynureninase-like: protein MEGFPYLESKESIQSYLESVAGGEGVGLDDLRLATTLDNRDKLASFRAKFCLPTIGEILEGQVIAEGVDTAQDCMYFNGVSLGLQPKGARELITKHLDKWALQGMEGHVFGHNSWMPGLEEMLSRGSAKIVGAKPIEIVCMNGLTVNCHLAMASFYQPTKDRFKILLEKESFPSDFYAVESQMRWHGYDPKEATIFVSPREGEHFWRTEDVVQLIEEQGDSVALVWLPGIHYLTGYVFDMETITKAAHKKGCYVGFDLAHAAGNVELCLHDWGVDVAVWCSYKYLNSGPGGIAGFFVHEKHAHNQQLPRLLGWWSHEMKTRFVMNNILDLQAGAAGFQLSNPPVMECLSLKASLDVFADTSMRELTTKSRILTGYLEMLIEHYLTKEKAKPGSQYVTLISPSDPKQRGNSLTLQFSFPMTEAYQRLKSRGVLTGLCRFTHTRVAFSPLYNSFKDTWRFFQILKEITV from the exons ATGGAAGGCTTTCCTTACCTTGAGAGCAAGGAGTCCATTCAGAGCTACCTGGAGTCAGTGGCTGGAGGGGAGGGAGTGGGGCTGGATGACCTCAGGCTAGCAACTACACTGGACAACAGGGACAAACTGGCCTCCTTTAGAGCAAAGTTCTGCTTGCCGACAATCGGTGAAATCTTGGAAGGGCAAGTAATAGCTGAAG GAGTGGACACTGCTCAGGACTGTATGTACTTCAATGGAGTCTCCCTGGGTCTTCAGCCAAAAGGTGCGAGAGAGTTGATCACAAAACATCTCGACAAGTGGGCGTTGCAAGGAATGGAAGGTCACGTGTTTGGGCATAACTCATGGATGCCTGGGTTGGAGGAGATGCTGTCTAGAGGGAGTGCAAAGATTGTTGGAGCTAAACCCATCGAGATAGTGTGTATGAACGGGCTCACTGTCAACTGCCACTTGGCCATG GCGTCCTTTTACCAACCCACGAAAGACAGATTCAAGATACTATTGGAGAAGGAAAGCTTCCCTTCAGATTTT tatgcagtggagTCACAAATGCGTTGGCATGGCTATGACCCCAAAGAAGCAACGATTTTTGTGTCTCCACGAGAG GGCGAGCACTTTTGGAGGACTGAGGATGTGGTGCAACTGATAGAGGAGCAGGGAGACTCTGTAGCTTTAGTCTGGCTTCCAG GTATTCACTACTTGACTGGCTATGTGTTTGATATGGAGACCATCACAAAAGCAGCTCACAAGAAA GGTTGCTATGTTGGGTTTGACCTTGCTCATGCAGCTGGCAATGTGGAGCTGTGTCTACATGACTGGGGGGTGGACGTTGCTGTCTGGTGCAGCTACAAGTATCTCAACAGTGGACCTGGAGGAATCGCAGGATTCTTTGTACACGAGAAACACGCCCACAACCAACAGTTACCACGGCTACTGGGATGGTGGAGTCATGAGATGAAAACACGCTTTGTTATGAACAACA TATTGGATCTCCAGGCCGGGGCCGCTGGGTTCCAACTCTCCAATCCTCCGGTGATGGAGTGCCTGAGTCTGAAAGCCAGCCTGGACGTGTTTGCTGACACCTCCATGAGAGAACTGACCACCAAGTCCAGGATTCTCACTGGCTACCTGGAGATGCTCATTGAGCATTACCTCACTAAGGAGAAAGCAAAACCAG GCAGTCAGTATGTCACTCTGATATCCCCCTCTGACCCGAAGCAGCGAGGTAATAGTCTCACCCTTCAATTTTCCTTCCCTATGACAGAGGCCTACCAAAGACTCAAAAGCAGAGGTGTTCTG ACTGGACTGTGCAGGTTCACCCATACAAGAGTTGCCTTTTCTCCATTGTACAACTCGTTCAAAGACACTTGGAGGTTTTTCCAAATTCTCAAAGAAATAACTGTTTGA
- the LOC135341683 gene encoding uncharacterized protein LOC135341683 — protein MSNRSKSRHPRSAKPISAGFSVLSDSREFETMKQNEVAYKSRIRSLELELSTLKHRLDSLRKAKSTTIVRREVEHVRVSSPKLGRRYYSSLDSRPSTGSLQEPTPTQSACNHGGSDMLAQLKELRKQVGCLDRELLAERASHDKQRENLVIQHETEMNTLREKSQSQLSALRESVNKIKEDQIKTECEQCSEVLCECERVRGESDELREKLGQLVSMNQRLRDSNLLLQGKCETLLEDLSIKEAKWTEREEALKNEIRKQWGQRYHEWLVKAEKKMEELQQVNTLLQGMLRTKAHNPDL, from the exons ATGTCTAATCGGAGCAAGTCAAGACATCCACGTAGTGCCAAGCCAATATCAGCAGGGTTCTCTGTCCTCAGCGACAGCAGAGAATTTGAAACCATGAAACAAAATGAGGTTGCCTACAAGTCAAGGATACGATCG TTGGAGTTAGAGTTGAGCACTCTCAAACATCGACTGGACTCTCTAAGAAAGGCCAAGAGCACAACCATAGTACGTAGAGAGGTGGAGCATGTCAGAGTGTCTTCACCCAAACTAGGCAGACGTTATTACAGTTCTCTTGATAGTCGACCGTCTACAGGTTCATTACAAgaacccacacccacacagagtgCTTGCAATCATGGAGGTAGTGACATGCTTGCTCAACTAAAAGAACTACGGAAGCAG GTGGGGTGTCTGGACAGGGAGCTCCTTGCAGAGAGGGCCAGCCACGACAAGCAACGTGAGAACTTGGTGATTCAACACGAGACAGAGATGAACACTCTCAGGGAGAAGTCACAATCACAGCTCAGTGCATTGAGGGAAAGCGTGAATAAAATAAAGGAAGACCAAATCAAA actGAATGTGAGCAGTGCTCAGAGGttctgtgtgagtgtgagagAGTGAGGGGGGAGAGTGATGAGCTGAGGGAGAAGCTGGGGCAGCTGGTATCCATGAACCAGCGACTGAGAGACAGCAACCTTCTCTTGCAGGGCAAGTGTGAGACACTCCTGGAGGACCTCAGCATCAAGGAGGCAAAGTGGACAGAGAGGGAAGAGGCACTAAAGAACGAG ATACGGAAGCAATGGGGGCAGCGATACCATGAATGGTTAGTCAAGGCTGAGAAGAAAATGGAAGAGCTCCAACAAGTCAACACTCTACT GCAAGGAATGCTACGGACTAAAGCACACAATCCAGATCTATAA
- the LOC135341665 gene encoding protein Aster-B-like, with the protein MASSTSLPSPVNEPSPAVVIRQSSVGDTLEPLPSNRRPNLSTSDEQSVESLSVETDSSKSRSKDKDKKGGHKHAHSQFFSPRKGGALMNIFSASHRHKNSELHKIFTSLPGDELLIDDYSCAFQRDILIHGRLYLTQSWICFYANIFSWETLLTIPFLSVQAITKEKTALVIPNAIQVSTTNEKYGFSSLGNRDMSYNIIFKCWQNVLLEKAISPLGLVQAARKARGESTDVGSEEELWGKHKDEAAHVHPAMSLPTHLEIGVLPPTSVSLENSKSSSDSTDGAARAQGGGAAAVEQSRETTSGQSDKIEEGATGLLSSRPSAEVISVGGESIASSEYETVSLFEDTGEVSCGCSEHLGRTIINELYNCDVETIFQLIFTDNEFIRNFFKSQKQFNIVIGEWQSQSDSSRERELSYTISLNYSFGPKFSHTTERQVYSKMCQPGIKHIVDADVVNHNIPYSDTFYVACRYCITRVANKQSRLRLTASIKFKKSCWGLVKNLIERNVGDGLGTHYSHMDASLKEHIATLPEKPKRSRRHRSRKLSKKATTPMRLTGLSSTTEETRTLHRVSLPHPPPIKPELRTPPMTPVPTHNKEGSLPRVNLALTLLLVILVASNVLLYQQLTGYTVTTPTTSQLPTTTTKTYQPLEQWPTTQDQWISLVHEVIDKRDEEVNHWKKTITGLVRELEKVEVAVSGTKNQLLNSLVREAKEQSDLFNRFQSLTQGAGKPGGHTPTSNQGDQAERVEL; encoded by the exons ATGGCCTCTAGCACTTCTCTCCCTAGCCCTGTCAACGAGCCCTCACCTGCTGTTGTAATTAGGCAGTCCTCTGTGGGAGATACTCTTGAGCCCCTGCCAAGCAACAGGAGGCC GAATCTGTCCACCTCTGATGAGCAATCTGTTGAAAGTCTAAGTGTTGAGACAGACAGCAGCAAGTCGAGGTCCAAGGATAAGGATAAGAAAGGG ggaCACAAGCATGCACACTCACAGTTCTTCTCTCCTCGAAAGGGTGGTGCTCTGATGAACATATTCTCAGCCTCTCACAGACACAAGAACTCTGAGCTCCACAAGATCTTCACTTCTCTTCCTGGTGATGAACTTCTCATTGATG ACTACTCATGTGCTTTTCAGAGGGACATTCTAATCCATGGTCGACTGTATCTCACCCAGAGCTGGATCTGTTTCTATGCCAACATCTTCTCATGGGAAACATTG CTGACGATTCCATTTCTGAGTGTCCAGGCTATAACTAAAGAGAAGACAGCTCTAGTCATTCCCAATGCTATCCAGGTCTCCACAACTAATGAGAAGTATGGTTTCTCTTCACTGGGCAATCGAGACATGTCCTACAACATTATTTTCAAGTGTTGGCAGAATGTTCTGCTTGAGAAG GCAATATCCCCATTGGGTCTGGTCCAGGCTGCTCGTAAGGCAAGGGGAGAGTCAACGGACGTGGGATCAGAGGAGGAACTGTGGGGGAAACACAAGGATGAAGCAGCACACGTG CACCCGGCGATGTCACTGCCAACTCATCTTGAGATTGGAGTGCTACCTCCTACGTCTGTATCACTAGAAAATTCCAAGAGCTCTAGTGACTCTACAGATG GAGCAGCTAGGGCTCAGGGGGGCGGGGCAGCAGCAGTGGAGCAGTCTAGAGAGACTACATCTGGTCAATCGGATAAAATCGAAG AAGGAGCTACTGGACTGCTCTCCTCCCGTCCCAGTGCAGAGGTTATCTCTGTCGGAGGAGAGAGCATCGCCAGCTCGGAGTACGAGACAGTATCTCTCTTTGAGGACACTG GTGAGGTGTCGTGTGGGTGTTCCGAGCACCTGGGCAGAACCATCATCAACGAGCTGTACAACTGTGACGTGGAGACCATCTTTCAACTCATCTTCACTGACAATGAGTTCATTCGAAATTTCTTCAAGAGCCAAAAACAGTTCA ACATAGTGATAGGTGAATGGCAGTCTCAGTCGGACAGCTCTAGGGAACGTGAACTTTCCTACACCATCTCTCTCAACTACTCGTTCGGTCCAAAGTTCAGCCACACCACGGAGAGACAG GTGTACTCCAAGATGTGTCAGCCTGGAATTAAGCACATTGTGGACGCAGAC gttgtaAACCACAACATCCCGTACAGTGACACATTCTACGTGGCCTGTCGCTACTGCATCACCAGAGTAGCAAATAAGCAGTCCAGACTCAGACTAACAGCATCAATCAAATTCAAGAAATCCTGCTGGGGCCTTGTCAAGA ATCTGATTGAAAGAAATGTTGGTGATGGACTGGGAACACACTACTCTCATATGG acgcatCCCTGAAAGAGCACATAGCCACCCTTCCTGAGAAGCCCAAGCGTAGCCGCCGTCACCGCTCCCGCAAGCTAAGCAAGAAGGCGACCACTCCAATGAGACTGACCGGCCTTTCTTCTACCACTGAGGAAACTAGGACCTTGCACAGAGTATCCCTCCCCCATCCTCCTCCAATAAAGCCAG AACTGAGGACCCCACCCATGACACCTGTTCCCACCCACAACAAGGAAGGCTCCCTCCCCAGGGTCAACCTGGCACTCACTCTGCT ACTGGTAATTCTGGTGGCATCGAATGTGCTCCTCTACCAACAACTGACCGGCTACACTGTGACCACACCTACTACCTCCCAACtacccaccaccaccactaagACCTACCAGCCCCT AGAACAATGGCCAACTACCCAAGATCAATGGATTAGTCTGGTTCATGAAGTAATCGACAAAAGAGATGAAGAAGTTAACCACTGGAAGAAGACAATCACCGGCCTTGTTCGTGAGCTAGAGAAG GTTGAAGTAGCTGTGTCTGGCACAAAGAACCAACTACTGAACAGTCTAGTGAGAGAGGCCAAGGAACAGAGCGACCTGTTCAACCGGTTCCAGTCGTTAACACAGGGGGCGGGCAAACCAggaggccacacccccactagCAACCAGGGTGATCAGGCTGAACGTGTTGAATTATAA